One window from the genome of Pseudomonas sp. L5B5 encodes:
- the gspI gene encoding type II secretion system minor pseudopilin GspI — MQAVPKQAGFTLIEVLVALAIIAVAMSAAVRVAGLMTQGNGLLRDKSLAMLAAQSRLAELRLEGRWNPGVKQFECDQGRLKLRCEQAIVAGVTPGLLRVSVQVRDRSREAPPLARLETLVGRPQVPRQ; from the coding sequence ATGCAAGCGGTGCCCAAGCAAGCTGGATTCACCCTGATCGAAGTCTTGGTGGCGTTGGCCATCATTGCCGTGGCGATGTCGGCGGCCGTGCGTGTGGCCGGCCTGATGACCCAGGGCAACGGCCTGTTGCGCGACAAGTCCCTGGCCATGCTGGCGGCCCAGAGCCGCCTGGCCGAGTTGCGTCTTGAAGGGCGCTGGAATCCGGGCGTGAAGCAGTTCGAGTGCGATCAGGGCCGGCTCAAGCTCAGGTGCGAGCAGGCGATCGTGGCCGGCGTGACACCCGGCCTGCTGCGGGTCAGCGTGCAAGTGCGCGACCGCAGTCGCGAGGCGCCCCCCCTGGCGCGACTGGAGACCCTGGTCGGCCGCCCACAGGTGCCGCGCCAGTGA
- a CDS encoding type II secretion system protein N, translating into MLHAPRSSAPQLLQFAALAVALAGVATWSSLLLTPAESQTPTAAPQMLAARSDSPALQWFANQPAQVDIKVSGVMAGAHGAVAILSLNDGPPRSFLAGERLTQGVHLAAIEADGVLIERAGEQSRIKVSKLPDSPALPRLTR; encoded by the coding sequence ATGTTGCACGCTCCACGTTCTTCAGCTCCCCAACTGTTGCAGTTCGCGGCGCTGGCGGTGGCCCTGGCCGGTGTCGCCACCTGGTCGTCGCTGTTGCTGACCCCCGCCGAATCGCAGACCCCGACGGCCGCGCCCCAGATGCTCGCCGCGCGCTCCGACAGCCCGGCCTTGCAGTGGTTTGCCAACCAGCCGGCGCAGGTGGATATCAAGGTGTCCGGGGTCATGGCCGGTGCCCATGGCGCGGTGGCGATCCTCAGCCTGAACGACGGGCCGCCACGCAGCTTCCTGGCCGGCGAGCGCTTGACCCAGGGTGTGCACCTGGCTGCCATCGAGGCCGATGGCGTGCTCATCGAGCGCGCTGGCGAGCAGTCGCGGATCAAGGTCAGCAAGTTGCCGGACTCACCGGCCCTGCCACGGCTGACCCGCTGA
- the gspH gene encoding type II secretion system minor pseudopilin GspH translates to MQSGKQQGFTLIELMVVLVIIGIASAAVGLSIKPDPLQQLRKDAERLAQLLQVAQAEARADGRSITWRTNAKGFVFERPADAGTGVDDFRQDNQLRPRRWDTPDMDVRIEPRQRLVLNAEWINPPMRVVLSDGQHSLQVERTAAGQLRVVERP, encoded by the coding sequence ATGCAGAGCGGCAAGCAACAGGGCTTCACCTTGATCGAACTGATGGTGGTGCTGGTGATCATCGGCATTGCCAGCGCAGCCGTGGGCTTGAGTATCAAGCCCGATCCACTGCAGCAACTGCGCAAGGACGCCGAGCGCCTGGCGCAACTGCTGCAAGTGGCCCAGGCCGAGGCCCGTGCCGATGGTCGCTCCATCACCTGGCGGACCAATGCCAAGGGGTTCGTCTTCGAGCGCCCCGCCGACGCTGGCACGGGCGTCGACGACTTTCGCCAGGACAACCAGCTGCGCCCGCGCCGCTGGGACACCCCTGACATGGACGTGCGCATCGAACCCAGGCAACGCCTGGTCCTCAACGCCGAGTGGATCAATCCACCGATGCGCGTCGTGCTGTCCGATGGTCAGCACAGCCTGCAGGTGGAGCGCACGGCGGCCGGCCAGTTGCGGGTGGTGGAACGACCATGA
- a CDS encoding type II secretion system protein GspJ produces MNSRQAGFTLIEVMVAIMLMAVVSLIAWRGLDSVTRADGHLKAGTEQSEELLRTLNQLERDVALRAVIELREPNFTDSDTAEPETPPPVSVRSSDSKGFRLEVIRSAAAPGEGLQRVRWWLKGDTLYRAVADARDRYPLPAPRNGVAVLERVSDLQVRVWNPDKGWRQLSGNRQDNPVGLEIRLVRQTPQGEERYRQVLGPLE; encoded by the coding sequence ATGAACAGTCGCCAGGCAGGCTTCACCCTGATCGAAGTGATGGTGGCGATCATGCTCATGGCCGTGGTCAGCCTGATCGCCTGGCGCGGCCTGGACAGCGTGACCCGGGCCGACGGCCATCTGAAGGCCGGCACCGAGCAGAGCGAGGAACTGCTCAGGACCCTCAACCAGCTGGAACGCGACGTCGCCCTGCGAGCGGTCATCGAGTTACGCGAACCCAATTTCACTGACAGCGACACCGCCGAACCCGAAACCCCGCCTCCGGTGAGCGTGCGCAGCTCCGACAGCAAGGGCTTTCGCCTGGAAGTGATCCGCAGCGCCGCCGCTCCCGGCGAGGGCCTGCAACGGGTGCGCTGGTGGCTCAAGGGCGACACCTTGTATCGCGCGGTGGCCGACGCCCGCGACCGCTATCCGCTGCCGGCGCCGCGCAACGGCGTGGCGGTGCTGGAGCGGGTCAGCGACCTGCAAGTGCGCGTCTGGAACCCGGACAAGGGCTGGCGCCAGCTCAGTGGCAACCGCCAGGACAACCCCGTCGGCCTGGAGATCCGCCTGGTGCGCCAGACGCCCCAGGGCGAAGAACGCTACCGCCAGGTGCTGGGCCCGCTGGAATGA
- a CDS encoding FecR family protein, whose amino-acid sequence MNIFSISTPRASADQQLLSEARDWLVLLTSGRATAADARALRQWCAQSTRHAAAFEQTKALWHCLQPAAERLEQQARPRTLGRRAFLGGALAASAALFMVRVTVPGGFAGLTADFATQVGEQRRVDLADGVSLELNTQTRISRRDLGAGEQGIELLEGEVEVFSQGVLPLKVQAGEGWLSAGQARFNLRNTEHQVCVTCIEGSLQVAVAGRSIRLDSGRQLTYDATSVGQPVAVDPRGVIAWREQILVFDNATLDTVISEINRYRPGMLVLLNTELGKRKVQARFSLDQLAGVALLIRDAYGAKCTELPGGVVLLS is encoded by the coding sequence TTGAACATTTTTAGCATTTCCACTCCCCGGGCCTCGGCGGACCAGCAGTTGCTGAGTGAAGCCCGGGACTGGCTGGTCCTCTTGACGTCGGGCCGGGCCACTGCGGCCGACGCCCGGGCGTTGCGCCAGTGGTGCGCGCAAAGCACGCGGCACGCGGCTGCCTTCGAGCAGACCAAGGCCCTGTGGCACTGCCTGCAACCGGCGGCCGAGCGCCTCGAGCAACAGGCACGGCCTCGGACCCTGGGGCGCCGGGCCTTTCTCGGCGGCGCGCTGGCGGCTTCGGCGGCGCTGTTCATGGTGCGGGTCACGGTGCCGGGTGGCTTTGCCGGGCTGACGGCCGATTTCGCCACGCAGGTCGGCGAGCAGCGGCGAGTGGACCTGGCCGATGGGGTGAGCCTGGAACTCAATACCCAGACCCGTATCAGCCGCCGGGACCTGGGAGCGGGGGAGCAGGGCATCGAATTGCTGGAGGGCGAGGTAGAGGTCTTCAGCCAGGGTGTGCTGCCGCTCAAGGTCCAGGCCGGCGAAGGCTGGCTGAGTGCGGGCCAGGCCCGCTTCAACCTGCGCAATACCGAACACCAGGTGTGCGTGACCTGCATCGAGGGCAGCCTGCAGGTGGCAGTGGCCGGGCGCAGCATCCGCCTGGACAGCGGCCGCCAGCTGACCTACGACGCAACCAGCGTGGGCCAGCCGGTGGCAGTGGACCCGCGTGGGGTGATTGCCTGGCGTGAGCAGATCCTGGTGTTCGACAACGCGACGCTCGATACCGTGATCAGCGAGATCAACCGCTACCGTCCCGGGATGCTGGTGCTGCTCAATACCGAGCTGGGCAAGCGCAAGGTCCAGGCGCGCTTCAGCCTCGACCAGCTGGCCGGCGTGGCCCTGCTGATCCGCGACGCCTACGGCGCCAAGTGCACCGAACTGCCCGGCGGGGTGGTGCTGCTCAGTTGA